In Prochlorococcus marinus XMU1406, the genomic stretch AGCAATCTTATACATCACAAGAAATTTTAAATAAAATATTTAAAAAGTTAGATGATTTTACAGGTCAAAATAGACATCTGGAAGATGACGCATCTATGGTTATTTTTCAATTGAAATAGATATTTTTGTCACTTTTATAAAAAAATGCTTTATTAGAGGTAATTAAAGTTTTTAATTAATATGGCAAAAGTTTGGAGTAAGAGGTTTGATAATGCACTTGACCCTTTTATTGAAAAGTTTAATGCCTCAATTGGTTTTGATAGAAAGCTTATTTTAGAAGATATAGATTGCTCGGTTGCTCATGCGAAAATGCTTGGCAAAACTCAAGTTTTATCTTCTATTGAAGCTTCGCAAATTATTAATGGTCTAGAGTCAATAAAAGTTCAATATTTGGAGGGTAAATTTTCTCCTAGTCCACCTTCTGAAGATATTCACTATTGCATAGAAGAAAAACTGATCAGTTTAATTGGTGAAACTGGAAAAAAATTACACACAGGTAGAAGTAGAAATGATCAAGTCGGTACAGATATAAGATTGTGGCTAAGAAAAGAGATTGACAATGTTGAAATTTTAATAACTCATTTGCAAAAATCCTTCTTAAATCATGCCAAATCTAATATTTATACCTTAATTCCTGGATATACCCACATGCAAAGAGCTCAACCATTATCTTTGGCTCATCATTTATTGGCTTACATAGAAATGCTCCAAAGAGATCGTGAAAGGTTTAAAGAAGTACGCGCAAGAGTTAATATTTCTCCTTTAGGCGCTGCAGCATTAGCTGGAACAAAAATAAAAATAGATAGGCAATTTACAGCTGCAGAATTGGGTTTTGAAAAGATTTATAAAAATAGTATTGATGCTGTAAGTGACAGAGATTTTTGTATAGAGTTTGTTTCTGCATCTGCCCTGTTAATGTCTCATTTAAGTAAAATTTCAGAGGAAATAATTTTATGGGTAACTGATGAATTTTCTTTTGCAAAATTAACAGATAAATGTGCCACAGGAAGTAGTTTAATGCCGCAGAAAAAAAATCCTGACGTTCCAGAATTGATAAGAGGTAAGACGGGAAGAGTGTTTGGACATCTTCAGGCATTATTAACTATGGTCAAAGGGGTGCCACTTTCATACAATAAGGATTTTCAAGAGGATAAAGAGCCAATATTTGATACTTCAGAAACAATATCATCTTGTATTAAAGCAATGACTATTCTAATTAATGAGGGCATTGAATTTAATATCAAAAATTTATCTGATTCTGTAGAAAATGACTTTTCTAATGCGACTGATTTGGCAGATTACTTAGTTGGTAAAGATGTTCCTTTTAGGACCGCCTATCAAGTTGTTGGTGAAATAGTTAAATATTGCCTGGAGAGAAAAATGTTATTTAAAAATCTCAAGATTGATGAATTTAAAAAATTTCATCCCGAATTTGATGAGGATGTTTTTGCGGATATTAAACCTCTTAATGTCGTTAAATCAAGAAATAGTGAAGGTGGTACAGGTTTTCTTCAGGTAGAAAAAGAGATAAATAATTGGCAAAAAAAATTGTTAATTTGAATCTCAATTATTTTTCTACAACATGGGTATGCTTTGAAGTAGAATAGTAAAGCAACGTTATCGAACTACCCATTGTAGTTTTTTTATAAGGTAAATTTTCTTTGTTGAGTTTAAAGTGAGTATTTTTGTTGGCAATTTGCCGTTCCGCGCAGAGCGTGAAGATGTTATACAGTTATTTACCCCTTTTGGTGAGGTTTTAAATTGTTCTCTTCCCCTAGAGAGAGATACTGGTAGGAAGAGAGGATTCGCATTTATCGAAATGGCAGATGAAGCTATTGAGTCAACAGCGATAGATGGCTTGCAAGGCAAGGAACTTATGGGTAGACCATTAAGAATTAATAAAGCTGAGCCAAGAGGTTCTGGTGGATCTCGTAAAGGAGGAAGAGGTGGCTACGGTGGTGGCGGTAATAATGGTGGTTACGGTGGTGGCGGTGGCTACGGTGGTGGCGGTGGCTACGGTGGCGGCGGCAATAATGGTGGCTACAGTGGCGGCGGCTACGGTGGTGGCGGCAATAATGGTGGCTACGGTGGTGGCGGCAATAATGGTGGCTACGGTGGTGGCGGCAATAATGGTGGCTACGGTGGTGGCGGTGGCTATGGTGGTGGTAGTTCTGAATCTAATAGCTCATACACTAATAAATCTTCTGGAGCAGATGGTTGGGAAGATAGAAGTTATGGGAATTCTTCTGAAAATTCTGATTACGAAAGTGGTAGGAGCAGGAGAAAAAGGGGAGTGTCTAATGAGAGTAATTCTTCAAATGAGACAAATTAGAAACCCATTTCTTCAAGCGCTGTCGTTAATTTAAATATATATTCAATATTTAATTCTTTTTTTATAGATTTATTTGAAATTTGATTTCTCCAAATTTTCGCTTTTGGTATACCTTCAACTAAATTTATAAGATGTTTACAAATATCCCAAGATTTTCCTCCATTACTTAAATGTGATTCTATATATGGAATTAAGGAGAATATAATATCTGAAGCAGATTTGGGTTTTGTATTAATTCCATAGATCTTTTTATCAATCTCAGACCATCTTAAGGGATGTTTATATACTGACCGTCCAATCATGACCCCATCAAAATCATTTAAGGCTTTTAATGATTCGTCGATATTTGTTAAACCCCCATTGATTTCTATTAATAATTCTGGATTTGATTTTTTCAATTTTTTTACAATATCGTAATTTAGTGGAGGGATTGTTCTATTTTGTTTTGGATTTAGACCTTTTAATATGGCTTTCCTTGCGTGAACAGTAAATCTGTCTGCACCGGCATTTGCGATTATTCTTACAAAATTATTCAAGTTAATGTAGCTATCATCGTTGTCTACACCTATTCTGTGTTTGATAGTAACCGGTAAGTTGCAATTATTTTTTAAGGATTCTATACATTTTGCTACTGTTTTAGGGTCTTTCATAAGTGAAGCGCCAAAATTTCCAGAACAGACTCTTGGACTCGGACAACCAACATTAAAGTTTATTTCGTCGTAGCCCCAATCCTGTGCCATTCGGGCTGCCTCTTTAAGGATTTTTGGATCGTCTCCACCAAACTGAATCGATATCGGATGTTCTTGACTATTAAAATCTAGAAAATTTGCTTTGTTATTTGTATAAACTAAACTCTGGGCCACAATCATTTCCGTATACAATAAAGCCTCAGAACTTATTTTTCTCATTATCATCCTGAAATGTCTATCAGTACAATCCATCATTGGAGCAATACTTAATTTATGAATATTTTTAATAGAATTAGGTTGAATAAAATTCATTACTTTTTTGTGATTTAAATATATGAATCAATTTCTATCGAGAAGAACTTTTATTCTAATTCCTATTATGTCAATCTTAAAAATAATCTTTAAGCCTATACAAGTATTAGCATCTTCACTTTCTTCTAAAGAAGAGTGGAATTTCTCAAAAGACGAATGGAAATCTAGGCTTAGTCCAGAATCGTATTATATTTTGAGAGAGGAAGGGACTGAAAGAGCCTTCAGCAGTCAATTAAATAATGAGAAAAGAAAAGGGATTTTTCACTGTGCAGGATGTGATTTGGCTCTTTTTTCCTCAGATAAAAAGTATGATAGTGGTACAGGATGGCCAAGCTTTTGGGATTCAATTCAAGGATCAGTTGAAACAAAGGTTGATTTCAAGTTAATTGTCCCTAGAACTGAATATCATTGTTCTAGATGCGGAGGCCATCAAGGACATGTCTTCAATGATGGTCCACTTCCCACTGGTAAAAGATACTGTAACAACGGATTAGCATTAAGGTTTGTTCCTGACTAAAAAATTGTGCGGCCTTCCGCAACTTGTTTTGTGATTCACTTTATTGGAGAATAGTTTTATTAAATTTTAGAAAAATGGTCGAAAATCAATCAGACATTACCGATAATAAAGATAATGATGTCGCTAATCAGGATAATCTTCCTGAAGAAACTTCATCAGAGAAAGATCTAAAGATTGAAAATGATGAATTATCTCTTCATAAAACAGAAGAAATAAATACTGAAGAATTAAAAAATACTATTTCCAATAATGATGCAAGATTAGAACAATTAGAAAAAGAGCATGAAACATTAAAAAATCAATATGTAAGAATTTCAGCTGATTTTGATAATTTTAGAAAAAGGCAATCTAGAGATCAGGACGATTTAAAAATACAACTTGTTTCAAAGACTTTAACTGCAATACTGCCTATAGTTGATAATTTTGAGAGAGCAAGACAACAACTTAAACCAGAAAGTGAAGAAGCTCAAGCTCTTCATAGAAGTTATCAAGGATTGTATAAACAATTGGTAGAAGTTCTAAAACAACAGGGAGTGTCACCGATGAGAGTTGTTGGTCAGCAATTTGATCCAAATTTACATGAAGCTGTATTAAGAGAGCCTAGTGAAGAGTTGAATGAAGATTATATTATTGAAGAATTGCAGCGAGGATATCATTTAGAAGGAAAGGTTTTAAGACATGCATTGGTTAAGGTTTCTATGGGGCCTGGTAAACAAAATTCACAACAGGAAGTAGAAAAGGATACAGTTGAAGGGGATATTGACTCAGAGGTAAATACTTCTGAAGATGTATAAATTCCAAATTCTTTTTTGATCATTATCTAATGGCTGATTTTTACCAAATACTTGGAGTTTCAAGAGATGCTGATGCAGATACCTTAAAAAAGGCTTATAGAAAATTAGCGAGACAATACCATCCTGATGTTAATAAAGAACCTGGCGCTGAAGATAAATTTAAAGAAATTGGCAAGGCTTATGAAGCATTAGCCGATCCTGAAACAAGAGCTAGATATGATCAGTTTGGAGAGGCTGGCCTTGGAGGTGCCGCTGGTATGCCTGATATGGGGGATATGGGCGGTTTTGCGGATTTATTTGAAACTTTTTTTAATGGATTTGGCGGACAAAATCCTCAGGGAGGAAGAACTCAAAGAAGAGGTCCTCAACAAGGAGATGATTTACGTTATGACCTTAATGTCGACTTTAAAGATGCAATATTTGGCCAACAAAGAGAAATTAAAATTCCTCATCTAGAGACATGTGAAGTTTGTAGGGGAACAGGTGCTAAGCCAGGAACCGGACCAAAAACTTGTTCAACCTGTGGAGGAAGTGGACAAGTTAGAAGAGCTACGAGAACACCTTTTGGTAATTTCACACAAGTAGCTGAATGTCCTTCATGTAACGGAACTGGTCAGATAATTGCAGATCCATGTGTAAGTTGTGGTGGTAATGGAGTAAAGCAAGTCAGAAAAAAATTAAGAATCAATATTCCTGCAGGAGTTGATACTGGCACTAAATTAAGAGTTTCAGGAGAGGGAAATGTTGGCTTGAAAGGGGGCCCGCCTGGAGATCTTTATGTGTTTATTAAGGTTAAGAATGATTCACAACTTAAAAGAGATGGTGTGACTATTTACTCAGAAATAGCTGTGAATTATTTACAAGCTATTTTAGGAGATACTGTTGAAATTACTACAGTTGATGGAAATGTTAATTTAAAAATTCCAAGTGGTACCCAGCCTAATACAACTCTTTCACTTGAGAATAAAGGGGTACCTAGACTTGGTAATCCAGTTGCTAGAGGAAATCATGAAGTCTTAGTAAAGGTAAAATTGCCAACTCGTATAACTGACGAAGAACGAAAGCTTTTAGAGGGTTTAGCTTCTCAATATTCAGATAAAAATATTAATTCCAGTAGTGGACTTTTTAGTAAATTATTTGGAAAAGAATCCTAATGACTTCTTTAAAGCATTTGGATCTTAAATCTGTTCCATGTCCTTTAAATGTTGTCAAGATCAAATTGGCTTTAGAGAAGTTATCCAAAAATGAACAGCTTATAATCGAACTAGATAAGGGTGAACCAGAAGAAATGGTATTAAACAATTTAAAAGAGATGGGATGTTTGTTTAAACAAATTAAAGAAAATGAAAAATTTATAAAAATACAAATATTGAATGAAAACTAATAGTAAATATTTAGGTTTAGTTACGAAAAAATTTAATGATTTTTTTTTAGTTGACTTAACAAATCAAGAAAACTTTGGAAATAATGAGAAATTCTTATGTAAGGTGAGGAAATCGATAAATTTTAAGGATCAATTAATTTATGTTGGAGACGAAGTAGTAATTGACAAAATTGATTTCAAAAGCAAACGTGCAGTAATAACAACTCTAAAAAAAAGAAAAAATTTATTAGTTAGACCCTCAGTTGCAAATATTTCTAGCATATATATTACTTTTTCCGTTGCAGAGCCAGAGTTAAATTTTTCTCAAGTTAATAGGTTTTTGATATCAGCAGAATCTATGGGAGTTGAAGTGTCATTAGTTTTGACAAAATGTGATTTAATTTCGGATAAGACAAAATCTTTTTTAATTGATAAATTTGAGAAATGGGGTTATCAAGCGATAACTTTGAATTTAGAGAAATCTAATAACTTTAATAATTTATTAGTTGAGTTAAAGCAAAAAAAGTGTTCAATTTTTATGGGCCCATCAGGTGTTGGGAAAACAACTTTACTTAATATGATAATCCCAGGTCTTCAAAATAGTACTGCTCCAGTTTCTAATAAAATTAAGAGAGGTAAAAATACTACTCGAAATGTTGAGTTATTTTCTATATCAAATCAAAGTTACATTGTGGATACTCCTGGTTTTAATATGCAACCTCTAGAGGTTAATTTTAGGTTGTTACCAAATCTTTATTCAGAAATATATAAACAAGTAATCGATAAAGGAATTAAGTGTAAATATCGTAACTGCTTACATTTAAACGATGAGGGCTGTAATTTAAATAAATCCTTTGAAAGATATTCTTTTTATAAAGAAATGATGGAGTCTTCTAAGAGTCACTATTATCAAAACCAGGAAGATTAAGATTTAATCCACCAGTCAAATCATTCATCCTCTCTTTCATAGTTGTAGTTGATAATTCATGAGCTTTTTGAATAGCTTGTAAAATGTTTCTCTCTATTTTTTCTTTATCTGCATTTAAAATATTTTCTTGTACTTCTACCTTTAAAGGAAGTTGGTTACCACTTATCCAGACTTTTATCATTTCATCATCACTTTTTCCTTCAATCTCCATATTTTCAAGTTCATCTTGTAATTTTTGAGCATCTTGCTGAATTTGTTTAGCTTTTTTAAAAGCTTCTGTAAGTTGCCCAAAGTTAGGAAGTCCAAAACCCGCCATTTTGTAAAAAAGTTTCTTTAGTTAGGATAGTCAAAACCAATCATTCTTACTTCCGGTTGCAAAAAAATTCCTTTGTTTTGTAGTACTTTTTGTTGAATTACTGTTATTAATTCATAAATATCTCTTGAACTCGCTGAAGAAGTGTTAATTATAAAGTTTGAATGTATTGTAGAAATTTCAGCATCGCCAATTTTAAATCCTTTTAAACCCATTTCATCAATTAATTTTGCTGCATAATTATTTTCAGGATTTTTAAAAACACTACCAAAACTTGGTTGATTATATGGTTGTGTTTCTGTTTTAAATTTAAGGTTATTTTTGGTTGTTTGAATTAATTGTTTTAGATTGCCATTAGGCTCAAAGTGTAGTTTTGCACTAATAATTGTCAAATCATTTGTTTGAAAAGAGCTAAATCTATACTCAAAATTGATATCTTTTTTTTCAATTTCAAGTTTTTCATGAGTTTTATTATTTATAACTTTTACGGAAATAAGATTTTTTGCTAGCGATAAATCACCTGTGCCAGCATTCATATAAATTGCTCCTCCTAATGTTCCTGGAATTCCGACAGCCCATTCTCCTCCTTGTAATCCATTTTTAGCAAGAGCATTAGATAATGTTGGGAGCATCACACCCGCTTCGGCTTCAATAATGCCTGAATTTGGCTCTATCTTTAATGATTTCAATTTTTTTGTACACACAACTAAGCCTTTTATGAAAATATTATTTATTAAAAGATTTGATCCTGCACCAATTATTTGACATCTTTGTTTGTTTAAAATTGCCCATTTTATTAGATATGAAAATTCTTCAATGCTTCTTGGTTCCGCAAAATATTCAGCTACTCCTCCCACTTTTATAGTTGTATAACTACTTAAATTACAGTTTTCAGAAAAAATCTTTTTATTCATAAATTAATTACTTATTTTAATTATTTTTTTCATTTAAAATTGACCAAAAATTAT encodes the following:
- the argH gene encoding argininosuccinate lyase, with translation MAKVWSKRFDNALDPFIEKFNASIGFDRKLILEDIDCSVAHAKMLGKTQVLSSIEASQIINGLESIKVQYLEGKFSPSPPSEDIHYCIEEKLISLIGETGKKLHTGRSRNDQVGTDIRLWLRKEIDNVEILITHLQKSFLNHAKSNIYTLIPGYTHMQRAQPLSLAHHLLAYIEMLQRDRERFKEVRARVNISPLGAAALAGTKIKIDRQFTAAELGFEKIYKNSIDAVSDRDFCIEFVSASALLMSHLSKISEEIILWVTDEFSFAKLTDKCATGSSLMPQKKNPDVPELIRGKTGRVFGHLQALLTMVKGVPLSYNKDFQEDKEPIFDTSETISSCIKAMTILINEGIEFNIKNLSDSVENDFSNATDLADYLVGKDVPFRTAYQVVGEIVKYCLERKMLFKNLKIDEFKKFHPEFDEDVFADIKPLNVVKSRNSEGGTGFLQVEKEINNWQKKLLI
- a CDS encoding RNA recognition motif domain-containing protein, whose product is MSIFVGNLPFRAEREDVIQLFTPFGEVLNCSLPLERDTGRKRGFAFIEMADEAIESTAIDGLQGKELMGRPLRINKAEPRGSGGSRKGGRGGYGGGGNNGGYGGGGGYGGGGGYGGGGNNGGYSGGGYGGGGNNGGYGGGGNNGGYGGGGNNGGYGGGGGYGGGSSESNSSYTNKSSGADGWEDRSYGNSSENSDYESGRSRRKRGVSNESNSSNETN
- the dusA gene encoding tRNA dihydrouridine(20/20a) synthase DusA gives rise to the protein MNFIQPNSIKNIHKLSIAPMMDCTDRHFRMIMRKISSEALLYTEMIVAQSLVYTNNKANFLDFNSQEHPISIQFGGDDPKILKEAARMAQDWGYDEINFNVGCPSPRVCSGNFGASLMKDPKTVAKCIESLKNNCNLPVTIKHRIGVDNDDSYINLNNFVRIIANAGADRFTVHARKAILKGLNPKQNRTIPPLNYDIVKKLKKSNPELLIEINGGLTNIDESLKALNDFDGVMIGRSVYKHPLRWSEIDKKIYGINTKPKSASDIIFSLIPYIESHLSNGGKSWDICKHLINLVEGIPKAKIWRNQISNKSIKKELNIEYIFKLTTALEEMGF
- the msrB gene encoding peptide-methionine (R)-S-oxide reductase MsrB; this translates as MNQFLSRRTFILIPIMSILKIIFKPIQVLASSLSSKEEWNFSKDEWKSRLSPESYYILREEGTERAFSSQLNNEKRKGIFHCAGCDLALFSSDKKYDSGTGWPSFWDSIQGSVETKVDFKLIVPRTEYHCSRCGGHQGHVFNDGPLPTGKRYCNNGLALRFVPD
- the grpE gene encoding nucleotide exchange factor GrpE, with amino-acid sequence MVENQSDITDNKDNDVANQDNLPEETSSEKDLKIENDELSLHKTEEINTEELKNTISNNDARLEQLEKEHETLKNQYVRISADFDNFRKRQSRDQDDLKIQLVSKTLTAILPIVDNFERARQQLKPESEEAQALHRSYQGLYKQLVEVLKQQGVSPMRVVGQQFDPNLHEAVLREPSEELNEDYIIEELQRGYHLEGKVLRHALVKVSMGPGKQNSQQEVEKDTVEGDIDSEVNTSEDV
- the dnaJ gene encoding molecular chaperone DnaJ, producing MADFYQILGVSRDADADTLKKAYRKLARQYHPDVNKEPGAEDKFKEIGKAYEALADPETRARYDQFGEAGLGGAAGMPDMGDMGGFADLFETFFNGFGGQNPQGGRTQRRGPQQGDDLRYDLNVDFKDAIFGQQREIKIPHLETCEVCRGTGAKPGTGPKTCSTCGGSGQVRRATRTPFGNFTQVAECPSCNGTGQIIADPCVSCGGNGVKQVRKKLRINIPAGVDTGTKLRVSGEGNVGLKGGPPGDLYVFIKVKNDSQLKRDGVTIYSEIAVNYLQAILGDTVEITTVDGNVNLKIPSGTQPNTTLSLENKGVPRLGNPVARGNHEVLVKVKLPTRITDEERKLLEGLASQYSDKNINSSSGLFSKLFGKES
- a CDS encoding sulfurtransferase TusA family protein, yielding MTSLKHLDLKSVPCPLNVVKIKLALEKLSKNEQLIIELDKGEPEEMVLNNLKEMGCLFKQIKENEKFIKIQILNEN
- the rsgA gene encoding ribosome small subunit-dependent GTPase A, encoding MKTNSKYLGLVTKKFNDFFLVDLTNQENFGNNEKFLCKVRKSINFKDQLIYVGDEVVIDKIDFKSKRAVITTLKKRKNLLVRPSVANISSIYITFSVAEPELNFSQVNRFLISAESMGVEVSLVLTKCDLISDKTKSFLIDKFEKWGYQAITLNLEKSNNFNNLLVELKQKKCSIFMGPSGVGKTTLLNMIIPGLQNSTAPVSNKIKRGKNTTRNVELFSISNQSYIVDTPGFNMQPLEVNFRLLPNLYSEIYKQVIDKGIKCKYRNCLHLNDEGCNLNKSFERYSFYKEMMESSKSHYYQNQED
- a CDS encoding YbaB/EbfC family nucleoid-associated protein, yielding MAGFGLPNFGQLTEAFKKAKQIQQDAQKLQDELENMEIEGKSDDEMIKVWISGNQLPLKVEVQENILNADKEKIERNILQAIQKAHELSTTTMKERMNDLTGGLNLNLPGFDNSDS
- the murB gene encoding UDP-N-acetylmuramate dehydrogenase, whose amino-acid sequence is MNKKIFSENCNLSSYTTIKVGGVAEYFAEPRSIEEFSYLIKWAILNKQRCQIIGAGSNLLINNIFIKGLVVCTKKLKSLKIEPNSGIIEAEAGVMLPTLSNALAKNGLQGGEWAVGIPGTLGGAIYMNAGTGDLSLAKNLISVKVINNKTHEKLEIEKKDINFEYRFSSFQTNDLTIISAKLHFEPNGNLKQLIQTTKNNLKFKTETQPYNQPSFGSVFKNPENNYAAKLIDEMGLKGFKIGDAEISTIHSNFIINTSSASSRDIYELITVIQQKVLQNKGIFLQPEVRMIGFDYPN